TCCATAAATACTCAGCTTCATAGGCATTCCCCGCACCGGGAATTAAAATCTTGATATTCTTGTCCGTAAGTTGGTCGATGTAGGTTTTCAATGGCGTGGAAGGATATCCAATATCCCAACCTGTACGTTCTTGCTTGTAGCGTTGGGTCCAATAGGTTTGCTCATTGTCCATAGTAGGCTCAAAAGTAAAGATTGCTACTCTAAAGTTGAGTGAAAGCTTCGAAACATTTGAAATGTTAGGGAATAAAAAGGTCACATGGCAATCATTTGGGCGTATTTTTTATGTATGTTGTTAGGTATAGCTATTCATTATTTTTTCTCATTTAGATGCCAAATTAAAAGTGTGATGTTCTTTGCAAAGAAGCACAAAACTTTAGATTTAGTACTTGTTAGCTGTATTTTATACTCCGTGTTATGTGTAGACTTTTTCAGTATTCTATTTCAACGTTAATAGAAGCTCCTCCGTTCAGTTTTGACCAATTGCCCAAGCTATTTTCTCGGTAATATCCCTTTCCTTTTGTCAATATTCCACCTAAGTCCACTATTGTTGGATTTTCGAAGTTCGGTATAAATTCAATTCCAATGAAGAAGTCTTGTGAGATATAAATGTCTTTATCATTCAGGTCAATTCGTATCCAATCCGAGTCCTCTTGAGTTGGTAATTCCGCAACAATGTTTTTAAGCACTATTTTAGTTTGAGGTGCGTTGTCTCTATTTTCATAAAAATTAATTCTAATTTTAACGCCATCTATCTTTGACCATTTTCTTATTGCAAAGTTTACTGCTTTAACTTTTATTTCTTTGTTCGCAATATTAATTCGCTGTGCAACCTCTACGATATCATTGTCTTTTGATACCACACGCATTGATAAAAATCTGCTATAAGATTTGACCCCAATTTTTTTATTTTTTATCTTTTTGTTTGAAACTATAACTTCCGACAATTCATTTGTTTTAGGTTCAAGACGTATCATTTGATTTTTAAAACCCTTGATAGGTATTTTTAAGGTATAATAGCTAACGTGACTAATAGTTAGACTATCATTCGAGAACTTTTTCGAAACACTTAGGTCAAATTTCCCTTTTAAATTTGATATCGTGCCCATGTTCTTATTTAATATACCAATGTTTACAAACTCAATGGGGTCTTTCGTTTCCGAATCAATTATGGTCCCGTTCATTTCAATCGTTTGTGAATGAGATTGAAAAGTTAAAAGTTGTAATAAGATAAATGTATAAAAGGAGTTCTTCATTTTTCAGTTTGCAGGTAACGGTTCGGCTAAGCGTAGTGCGGAGGCAAGGAAACTTTTCGTTTCCGTCTGCGAACGAAGCTAAAGCTTATTGTTTTGCTTTTTCTTTTTTTGTTCCAAAGCTAAATCCATAAGATTTAGCGACATTATAAATATACACAGACCTTTCGGTTTTGCTCATAAGTCTGGATTACGTTTAGGCTTTGTTATCTTCTGTAGCGACACGTGCGAGTAGGCACGTTCTCATTTTTATTACACCCGAGTAAAGTCCGTCGCAACAGTTGCGTCCGATTGAATTCCTTTGTCGGCCAATTTTTTAGAAGTCGAACAGCTCTTTAAGTTCAATGTTCAGGGCAGTTGCGATAGTGTAAAGAGTGTAAGTATTGGCAGAGACTTTGTGGTTCTCGATTAGTTCAATATGTTGTTTGTCCCTTTCGCACAATCTGGCCAACTCGGCTTGGGAGATATTTCTATCTTTTCTAAGCTGTTTGATTCGGTCCCCAATTTTAATCGATAACTCTTTCTTTGTCAACATTTCCTTCGTGGTAACAAAACAAAATTGAAGAGATAAAATGGGAACATAGTCATAATAAATTATGACGAGCTAAAATAAAATGATATATTAGCGTCATAATTATCTATGACGATGAAAGACAAGTATTTTGCCGAACTGATTAAGGATAGTTATGGCGATCCCGGTGGCTTGGCCAACTTTTTGGATAAGGCCATTGAAATGCTGTTCTACATTGAAGACCATACTTTTGATAGGAGAGATGTTCAGTCCGTTGTTTCAGCTTTAAGGACAATTATCAGTATTCTAAGGCGGCAAGAATAAATTCCCCGTCTCTGTATAGTCAATCCGTGCAAAGTTGCCGAGGCCGTGGGCAGTATTTCTTGGGTTTGACAGAGTTTGTTTATTCAAAACCCACCCATATGGCCAAGAGTAATATAACTATGAAAATCACAACTATATATTTTGACAGAGGTCCTTTCTCCTTCGAAAAAAACCAAGCAGATTTTTTAGCCAATGGCCTATTAGTTTTTTCAAGTCTGTTAATAAGACGCTTATCATTTAGTTCTCCCAACTTAAGCCAAATAGGAACTCCTACTATAACAAGGATGGAAACAATTATTTTTGTCTTAAAGTCCAATTAATTTATTTTTTGAGCTATTGAAGATAACGGTTTGTATATGAAAAGTAGTGGACTTAACGCACTAATTTTTCGGTTTATAACTGACCTTTATTTTATAATTTATCTTTTGTTTAAGCACTAAAACCGCTATTTTTTATATACGTTGTTGTGTTTTCGTACTTTATTTTCCGTTCTGTTTGTAGCGTTGGCAAAGACATACTCTTTTGCAATTTTCGACTTGTGTGTTGGCTGAAGCGAATTGCAAATGTGTATGGCTTTTAGCGTTGGCTTACACACATAGTTTTATCAATTTACAATCCATTAATTTCGCAGGATTATTAGGGTCTTTTATTTGTTTATCTTCAATACTAAATCCATTTTCTTTTATTCC
The nucleotide sequence above comes from Flagellimonas sp. HMM57. Encoded proteins:
- a CDS encoding helix-turn-helix domain-containing protein, producing MLTKKELSIKIGDRIKQLRKDRNISQAELARLCERDKQHIELIENHKVSANTYTLYTIATALNIELKELFDF
- a CDS encoding carboxypeptidase-like regulatory domain-containing protein is translated as MKNSFYTFILLQLLTFQSHSQTIEMNGTIIDSETKDPIEFVNIGILNKNMGTISNLKGKFDLSVSKKFSNDSLTISHVSYYTLKIPIKGFKNQMIRLEPKTNELSEVIVSNKKIKNKKIGVKSYSRFLSMRVVSKDNDIVEVAQRINIANKEIKVKAVNFAIRKWSKIDGVKIRINFYENRDNAPQTKIVLKNIVAELPTQEDSDWIRIDLNDKDIYISQDFFIGIEFIPNFENPTIVDLGGILTKGKGYYRENSLGNWSKLNGGASINVEIEY